From one Butyricimonas faecihominis genomic stretch:
- the lepB gene encoding signal peptidase I, producing MKKVIKSIFQYVGAVLLAIVIAALLRFFIVDFYSIPSDSMYPTIEPGDFIVVNKMYMGARFYKNFDFLDGAHPETVRVPGFSSLKRNDVIVFNFPTHTNGRWDMDLGTFYVKRCIALPGDTLSIIAGINHINGQTGYGNMEEQQRLHHYCGEYAPGIYNAFPFDYWHRWNIQDFGPLYLPAAGTTITIDTLNFSLYRHLIAYETQAPVHSQDRQLYIRDSLIREYTFQKNWYFVAGDQVFNSRDSRYIGPIPEDFIVGKASFVLTSKDPHTKKYVWQRFFKKIK from the coding sequence ATGAAGAAAGTAATTAAATCCATATTCCAGTACGTGGGAGCCGTCCTGCTGGCCATCGTGATTGCCGCCCTGTTGCGCTTTTTTATCGTGGACTTTTACAGCATCCCTTCCGATTCGATGTACCCGACGATCGAACCGGGAGATTTTATCGTGGTGAACAAAATGTACATGGGAGCCCGCTTTTACAAAAACTTCGACTTTCTGGATGGCGCGCACCCGGAAACCGTGCGGGTACCGGGGTTCTCTTCCCTGAAACGCAATGACGTGATCGTTTTCAACTTTCCCACGCACACGAACGGTCGCTGGGATATGGATTTAGGAACATTTTACGTGAAACGCTGTATCGCCCTGCCCGGAGACACGTTATCAATCATCGCCGGGATCAATCATATCAACGGCCAAACCGGCTACGGAAACATGGAGGAACAACAACGCCTGCACCATTACTGTGGGGAGTATGCCCCGGGAATTTACAACGCTTTCCCCTTCGATTACTGGCATCGCTGGAACATCCAAGACTTCGGTCCCCTGTACCTTCCCGCCGCGGGAACCACTATCACCATTGACACGTTAAACTTTTCGCTATACCGCCACCTGATCGCTTACGAAACCCAAGCACCCGTACACTCGCAAGATCGCCAACTCTACATCCGTGACTCCTTGATCCGTGAATACACGTTCCAAAAAAACTGGTACTTCGTGGCCGGAGACCAAGTCTTCAACTCCCGGGATTCCCGATATATCGGTCCCATCCCCGAAGACTTTATCGTGGGCAAAGCCTCGTTCGTCCTCACGTCAAAAGACCCACACACGAAAAAATACGTGTGGCAACGCTTTTTCAAGAAAATAAAATAA
- a CDS encoding RagB/SusD family nutrient uptake outer membrane protein yields the protein MRLKRLLYIAGLFVCCSCGDMLDVEPEIAVTYTNYFQNEQDVHKTYIDMYAKMREVYFQYQLQPHHKMGLVYDQCNEYYSYANELKNLSVEAFKKVAGTSWILHYNVIFQSNLILDNLYRVQNLHKDRENFYKGHCYFAKGLMYYEIARRWGNAPITRDAKSIDPLGRSDAKVVLDTALSNALKAFDLLKNYDEAVDYNGQKLKKYYAHKGAAAALLANIYAWKGGLFNDPDAYKETEKYCTLIIENKVGIYKMVDTPEEVCSVVMDRMSSESVFELLNSSIDFGFTTGRFSPGINFHIGANYGYGGYPLNPFGSLSNNQYENLYLIKNDRVKKIWGDEDLRRAAYFWKFDEMAETDNEVTGGYAYPYFWRKPLLDAAWVPAEMINVDGNKIFWRLAEIYLLRAEARCRANLPGAEDDLNYVRNRAHAKIYPADTDTEGLQMAIFREREREMFFDGERYYDIVRNGYYNFPGMISETFEKLSEQDVKDGALYVPIMDTEMQRNTLMRQNPYWLARW from the coding sequence ATGAGACTAAAAAGATTGTTATATATAGCGGGATTATTCGTGTGTTGTTCTTGTGGAGATATGTTGGATGTAGAGCCTGAAATTGCTGTAACCTACACGAACTATTTCCAAAATGAACAGGATGTACACAAAACGTATATTGATATGTATGCTAAAATGCGAGAAGTATATTTTCAATATCAATTGCAACCTCATCACAAAATGGGACTAGTATATGACCAATGTAATGAATATTACTCTTATGCAAATGAATTGAAAAATCTCTCTGTTGAGGCCTTTAAAAAAGTTGCCGGGACGAGCTGGATTCTTCACTATAATGTAATCTTTCAATCTAACTTGATATTGGACAATCTGTATCGTGTTCAGAATTTGCACAAAGATAGAGAGAATTTTTACAAGGGACATTGCTATTTTGCTAAAGGTTTGATGTATTATGAAATTGCTAGACGTTGGGGAAACGCTCCGATTACTAGAGATGCCAAAAGTATAGATCCGTTAGGGCGTAGTGATGCGAAAGTTGTATTAGATACAGCGTTGTCTAATGCTTTGAAAGCTTTTGATCTGTTAAAAAACTATGATGAGGCAGTTGATTATAACGGACAGAAATTGAAAAAATATTATGCACATAAGGGAGCGGCTGCGGCACTTTTAGCTAACATTTACGCATGGAAAGGTGGTTTATTCAATGATCCGGATGCTTACAAGGAGACTGAAAAGTACTGTACTTTAATTATTGAAAATAAAGTGGGGATTTATAAAATGGTTGATACGCCTGAAGAAGTCTGTTCTGTTGTCATGGATCGCATGAGTTCTGAATCTGTTTTTGAATTGTTGAATAGTAGTATTGACTTTGGTTTCACGACCGGACGTTTTTCCCCGGGTATAAATTTCCATATAGGGGCAAACTATGGCTATGGGGGATATCCGTTAAACCCCTTTGGCTCTTTGTCTAATAATCAATATGAAAATCTTTATCTCATAAAAAATGATCGGGTAAAGAAGATTTGGGGTGATGAGGATTTAAGACGTGCGGCTTATTTTTGGAAATTTGATGAAATGGCAGAAACTGATAATGAGGTTACGGGCGGCTACGCTTATCCATATTTCTGGCGTAAACCATTATTGGATGCGGCTTGGGTTCCGGCGGAAATGATAAATGTAGATGGTAATAAAATATTTTGGCGTTTGGCTGAAATTTATTTACTACGAGCAGAAGCACGTTGTCGTGCAAATTTGCCGGGGGCAGAAGATGATTTGAATTATGTTAGAAATCGGGCTCATGCAAAAATCTATCCTGCGGATACTGATACTGAAGGTTTACAGATGGCAATATTCAGGGAGAGGGAACGAGAAATGTTTTTTGACGGAGAACGGTATTATGATATTGTTCGGAACGGATACTATAATTTCCCGGGAATGATTTCTGAAACGTTCGAGAAACTTTCCGAACAGGATGTAAAAGATGGAGCGTTATATGTTCCGATAATGGATACGGAAATGCAGCGCAATACTTTAATGCGTCAGAATCCGTATTGGTTAGCAAGATGGTAA
- a CDS encoding OstA-like protein codes for MRAGLWVGILCIVWGLLPLQTVVAQGNKKAKVKIVNADSLLVGTLGKPSRFIGNVHMTHENTLMWCDSLYQYELPDSNYLEAFGHVRVIKNDSIRMSGDYMYYDANKKLIQVRRNVTLEDPQMILTTDFLDYDGLFDIGYYFNWGQLKDSQNTLDSKKGNYFTQTKIALFKDSVKVNSPEYLIFSDTLKYNTETKLVSILGPTNIYGKEDENNTLYSEDGWYDSNLGHAELYKNNRVTHQSYEGVADTMVIDSITGMAYLYWNVTLVDTVNNVIVKGEYAQMDREQNKAFVTDSALLIMVGKQDSLFVHGDTLFMDQDSAKNQILRAYYKVKFFSQDLQGLCDSMVYLSVDSTITLYNEPVAWASGNQMTAEKISLLTGNGTIKEFYLNTKAFMVSRREETEMYDQIKGRNMTGYFRDNELYMVYVNGNGETIYFPDDKGNIIGVNTANSSNIRIMIDKRKVTDIVFINKPDGELNPLFLADPEEARLKDFRWLKYMQPLNKFDIFKETKEPDPVEKEEEEKE; via the coding sequence ATGAGAGCAGGTTTATGGGTTGGGATATTATGTATTGTATGGGGACTACTCCCCTTGCAGACAGTTGTAGCACAGGGAAATAAAAAAGCTAAAGTCAAGATCGTTAATGCCGATAGTTTACTGGTGGGAACGCTAGGCAAACCGTCTAGGTTTATCGGGAACGTACACATGACGCATGAAAACACACTCATGTGGTGCGATAGTCTCTACCAGTATGAACTACCAGACTCCAACTATCTTGAAGCATTCGGCCACGTGCGGGTGATCAAAAACGATAGCATCCGTATGTCCGGTGACTACATGTACTATGATGCCAACAAAAAACTGATTCAAGTCCGCCGGAACGTCACGCTGGAAGATCCCCAAATGATCCTGACCACCGATTTTCTGGATTATGACGGACTATTCGACATCGGGTATTACTTCAACTGGGGACAACTGAAAGATAGCCAGAACACGTTGGATAGTAAAAAAGGAAACTATTTTACCCAAACAAAGATAGCTCTCTTCAAAGACAGCGTGAAAGTGAATTCTCCCGAATACCTGATCTTCTCGGACACCTTGAAATATAACACGGAAACCAAGCTGGTTTCCATTCTGGGACCCACGAACATATACGGGAAGGAGGACGAAAATAACACCCTCTACTCCGAGGATGGATGGTATGACTCCAACTTGGGACACGCAGAACTGTACAAGAACAACCGGGTCACGCACCAGAGTTACGAGGGGGTGGCCGATACCATGGTCATCGATAGTATAACCGGAATGGCTTATCTCTACTGGAACGTCACGCTTGTGGACACCGTGAACAACGTGATTGTGAAAGGTGAATATGCGCAAATGGACCGGGAACAAAACAAGGCATTCGTCACCGACAGCGCCCTGTTAATCATGGTCGGAAAACAAGATTCTCTTTTCGTACACGGGGATACCCTGTTCATGGATCAGGACTCTGCCAAGAACCAGATCTTACGGGCTTACTATAAAGTCAAGTTCTTTAGTCAGGACTTGCAAGGATTGTGTGATTCGATGGTCTACCTTTCTGTCGACTCCACCATCACACTCTATAATGAGCCAGTGGCATGGGCCAGTGGCAACCAAATGACCGCCGAAAAGATTTCCTTGCTCACGGGAAATGGAACGATTAAGGAATTCTACCTGAATACCAAGGCCTTCATGGTCTCTCGAAGGGAGGAAACCGAAATGTACGACCAGATCAAAGGGCGAAATATGACCGGTTATTTCCGGGATAACGAACTCTACATGGTGTACGTGAACGGTAACGGGGAAACCATCTACTTCCCCGATGATAAAGGTAACATCATTGGTGTTAACACCGCCAATAGCTCCAACATCCGTATCATGATCGACAAACGGAAAGTCACGGACATCGTCTTCATCAACAAGCCCGACGGGGAACTCAATCCCTTGTTCTTGGCCGATCCCGAAGAAGCCCGTCTGAAAGACTTCCGCTGGTTGAAATATATGCAACCATTGAACAAATTCGACATCTTCAAAGAAACCAAAGAACCCGACCCTGTCGAGAAAGAAGAGGAAGAAAAAGAATAA
- a CDS encoding O-antigen ligase family protein has protein sequence MQLRKNLNLYLSGIVVFTLTILLLSTAFALDESLGNRIAKIFWFYKVIIVAGIACIPLAWMRPFRFSITDLLVLLYAGYTLCNDYFAGTIAPTRTSLFILIIVTYFIFRRLTTFAPLGFTHAALLLTGAIEAIWGLAQLYGFTPSQHSRFELTGSFFNPGPYSGFLVAILPLALYYTLTACRIARILSGVILVLLLLVLPATLSRGAWLAAIAGCGIVLGYYFHLYNRLKFLFQKHRLASFIATICIFLLVTGTLIGIYQLKKESADGRRLIWKVSSTLVASHPATGVGFGHFAGAYGEAQAAYFSATERPAGEELVADAPETAFNEFVQITTETGIIGLLLFLTIIFWAFKTARHPDNKVAAGVTGSLAAFLVFACFSYPFSVLPLLILFTLLLAQCTPIQRGSRWLSGIFYLFLLLPVYFLATGQQEREQAYKRWKSEQIYFNMQIFERTVDNYKKLYPLLKDQPAFLFEYGQCLSRTGQPEASNLILEEAARLSADPMIRNIMGKNYQTMKQYPQAESAFLKASHMVPNRLYPLYLLAKMYHESGQTDKAIATARLLLEKAPKVPSSAAEEMKRDMQKLIIDTQ, from the coding sequence ATGCAGCTCCGGAAAAACCTTAACCTCTACTTATCGGGCATCGTAGTCTTCACGCTGACTATACTCTTGTTGTCCACAGCCTTTGCCCTCGACGAGAGTTTAGGGAACCGGATAGCTAAGATTTTTTGGTTCTACAAAGTTATTATCGTGGCAGGAATTGCCTGCATACCACTCGCATGGATGCGTCCTTTCCGCTTTTCGATAACTGACCTGCTGGTTCTCCTTTACGCGGGCTATACCCTCTGTAACGACTACTTCGCGGGGACAATCGCACCCACCCGAACGAGCCTCTTCATCTTGATCATCGTCACGTATTTCATATTCCGACGGCTGACAACATTTGCCCCGCTCGGTTTCACGCATGCGGCACTCTTGCTCACCGGGGCAATAGAAGCCATCTGGGGACTCGCCCAACTATACGGTTTTACCCCCTCCCAACACAGCCGTTTCGAACTGACCGGATCATTCTTCAACCCCGGTCCCTATTCCGGATTTCTAGTTGCCATACTACCGTTAGCTTTATACTACACGCTTACCGCCTGCCGGATAGCCCGCATCTTGTCGGGAGTGATTCTCGTACTTCTCCTGCTCGTCCTGCCCGCCACGTTAAGCCGCGGGGCTTGGTTAGCCGCCATCGCGGGATGCGGAATTGTACTAGGTTACTACTTTCACCTCTATAACCGATTGAAGTTTTTATTTCAAAAACATCGGCTCGCCTCCTTCATCGCAACGATCTGTATATTCCTCCTCGTCACCGGGACTCTCATCGGGATATACCAGTTAAAAAAAGAATCTGCCGATGGACGCCGACTCATCTGGAAAGTCTCGTCCACCCTTGTAGCCTCCCATCCGGCAACAGGCGTCGGGTTCGGGCATTTTGCCGGGGCCTACGGGGAAGCCCAAGCCGCCTATTTCTCTGCCACGGAGCGTCCCGCGGGAGAAGAACTCGTAGCCGATGCCCCCGAGACAGCCTTCAACGAATTCGTGCAAATCACGACAGAAACTGGAATCATCGGTTTATTACTTTTCCTGACAATCATTTTTTGGGCCTTCAAAACCGCCCGGCATCCTGACAATAAAGTCGCGGCAGGCGTGACCGGTTCGTTAGCCGCGTTCCTCGTTTTTGCCTGCTTTTCCTACCCGTTCAGCGTGTTGCCCCTTCTCATCCTCTTCACGCTGCTCTTGGCACAATGTACCCCGATACAACGGGGTTCCCGTTGGCTCTCCGGCATCTTCTACCTGTTCCTGCTTCTCCCGGTCTATTTCCTCGCCACCGGGCAACAGGAACGGGAACAAGCCTACAAACGCTGGAAATCCGAACAAATCTATTTCAACATGCAGATATTCGAACGCACCGTGGATAATTACAAGAAACTCTACCCTCTCCTGAAGGATCAACCCGCTTTTCTCTTTGAATACGGGCAATGCCTCTCCCGCACGGGACAACCCGAAGCCAGTAACCTCATCCTTGAAGAGGCTGCCCGCCTGTCTGCCGATCCCATGATCCGTAACATCATGGGCAAAAACTACCAAACCATGAAACAATATCCCCAAGCTGAATCCGCTTTCTTGAAAGCCTCCCACATGGTCCCCAACCGCCTCTACCCGCTCTACCTGCTCGCCAAGATGTACCACGAAAGCGGCCAAACCGACAAGGCCATCGCCACCGCCCGCCTGCTACTCGAAAAAGCCCCCAAAGTCCCCTCTTCCGCCGCCGAGGAGATGAAACGGGATATGCAGAAACTAATTATAGATACTCAATAG
- a CDS encoding SusC/RagA family TonB-linked outer membrane protein, which yields MNELNDWRLQSCSPRYILLRKCFFILIVMFFSMMTSFTSFGQTKERITLKLENMALEQVLKRIELESGYRMLYNKDLVATVKGITIQVNNELLATVLDKCLDRTNLSYMIKENTIIIAKKGSENRIEVTTTIIKGVVKDKKGEPLVGVSVVIAGTATGTATDVNGNFSLPVKDSTGTLLFTYIGFKMQRVVFHRGKEVLVVMDEDLSELDAVTVIAYGSRKKRELIGAVSSVKADEMKELPTASFENLLQGRMSGVEVVNQSGAPGGGGTLVVVRGYNTFNSQFDEPLSNSAPLYVIDGVPMYSFTSPRTGTNTIAEIDPSIIESVEVLKDAASAAIYGSRGGNGVILITTKKGKQGHSNFSANFSYTGSIFPKAPKHYGGMMERNYNIAALKAYRTASFFTGEYPNSIAEGSGFMGGQYDYFWNKGNPIDKDDIKALRVLQDSLNPFYNNATDWYKEAFRTGKVYNVNLQASGGTELIRYMVAAGYYSESGIMLSSDFNRMNVNVGLNIQPHKRIKLDTRLYAAYTDRSRGKSPNGKRMNYKVEGLTVDPRTASSLTLNSGVVKDKLLEALNEQIDKNNSYRFMGNMGLSFEFIDGLNVRVDGGIDYNQNNRNFFRPSTMDVSKMNENYIEEGITRNIFMQGEALLNYRFSIQEKHNFELLLGISMDKSQLFENDADALGTPSDYIHYIQGTTPIKYTKPEWGDPVAYETVHASSKLEEKINLSYFGRFAYNFKTRYLFEFTLRRDGSSVFGEDQRWATFPSVAIGWTFSDESFLKSVNWLSYGKIRASWGQSGVQFDKAYLAHGLMEIGAIYDGERGMRASGILNRKLGWEQSDQYDLGLDLDFLDYRIKFKFDYYYRYTKDKLWKVNLPSGGSFLGGFSKQWRNAMEVSNEGIEFEVTCDILRETKVTWRSKITASRNWNRFEKSYSGKDEDTFIIGKPLFNIYLYKDNGYYNSQDEVPVYYQADGFKKYLMPMYETQYFTAGDPKVMDVNGDGKIDISDFVRVGSSVPKLYGGWANELRWRDFDLNLLFTYSLGRDMYKTYDIRSLDAYNGGQGGQALYINTDKASFWTENNHKAQYARLGTLNTMGGMLESNLETVSYMKLKQLTLGYNLPKEWARKVGMVGLRAFITGENVFILSNYSGVDPEVVSIENGQDDFNTYPLARKWTIGLTLNF from the coding sequence ATGAATGAATTGAACGATTGGCGGCTACAGTCGTGTAGTCCGAGGTATATCCTTTTGCGAAAGTGTTTTTTCATACTTATCGTGATGTTTTTCAGTATGATGACAAGTTTTACTTCTTTCGGGCAGACGAAGGAAAGGATTACTCTCAAGTTGGAAAATATGGCATTGGAACAAGTATTAAAAAGAATAGAATTGGAGTCCGGCTATCGAATGTTGTACAATAAGGATCTTGTGGCAACGGTAAAAGGGATTACTATTCAGGTTAATAATGAATTGTTAGCTACCGTGTTGGATAAATGTTTGGATAGAACGAATTTATCATACATGATTAAAGAGAACACGATTATTATTGCTAAAAAAGGTTCGGAAAATAGGATTGAGGTAACCACGACAATAATTAAAGGTGTGGTGAAGGATAAGAAGGGAGAACCATTAGTTGGTGTTTCCGTGGTGATAGCCGGAACAGCAACAGGTACAGCGACAGATGTGAATGGTAATTTCTCTTTACCGGTAAAGGATTCGACAGGAACTTTGTTATTCACGTATATTGGTTTCAAGATGCAGAGGGTGGTATTTCACCGGGGCAAAGAAGTGCTGGTTGTAATGGATGAGGATTTATCTGAATTGGATGCGGTAACGGTGATTGCCTATGGTTCTCGTAAAAAGAGGGAATTAATTGGTGCCGTATCTTCTGTAAAGGCAGATGAGATGAAGGAGCTTCCGACCGCAAGTTTTGAAAATTTGTTACAGGGACGCATGTCTGGAGTGGAGGTCGTGAACCAGTCCGGGGCTCCGGGAGGAGGAGGGACATTAGTTGTTGTTCGGGGTTATAATACTTTTAATTCACAGTTTGATGAACCTCTTAGTAATAGTGCTCCTCTTTATGTGATTGACGGAGTTCCCATGTATTCATTCACTTCTCCTCGTACGGGAACCAATACAATTGCAGAAATAGATCCGTCTATTATTGAATCCGTGGAAGTGTTGAAAGATGCGGCTTCAGCTGCAATCTATGGTTCCAGAGGTGGAAATGGTGTAATCCTTATCACGACTAAAAAAGGGAAACAAGGACATTCAAACTTTTCTGCTAATTTTTCATATACAGGTTCTATTTTCCCGAAAGCTCCGAAACATTATGGTGGGATGATGGAACGAAATTATAATATAGCAGCATTAAAAGCTTATCGTACAGCTAGTTTTTTTACTGGGGAATATCCTAATTCAATTGCCGAAGGAAGTGGTTTTATGGGAGGACAATATGATTATTTCTGGAACAAAGGTAATCCTATTGACAAGGATGATATAAAAGCACTTCGTGTCTTACAAGATAGTTTGAATCCATTTTATAATAATGCTACAGATTGGTACAAAGAAGCTTTTCGTACGGGGAAAGTATATAATGTTAATTTACAGGCTAGTGGGGGAACGGAGTTAATTCGGTATATGGTTGCGGCAGGATATTATAGTGAATCTGGAATCATGTTGAGTAGCGATTTTAATAGGATGAATGTGAATGTGGGATTAAATATTCAACCTCATAAACGGATAAAACTAGATACTCGTCTTTATGCAGCTTATACAGATCGTAGTCGAGGAAAGTCTCCGAATGGGAAAAGAATGAATTATAAGGTCGAGGGATTAACAGTGGATCCGAGAACTGCCTCTTCTTTAACATTGAATTCTGGTGTGGTAAAGGATAAATTATTAGAAGCTCTTAATGAACAGATAGATAAAAATAATTCTTATCGGTTTATGGGAAATATGGGATTGAGTTTTGAATTTATAGATGGATTGAATGTAAGGGTAGATGGTGGTATTGATTATAATCAGAATAATCGTAACTTCTTTCGTCCTAGCACGATGGATGTATCTAAAATGAATGAAAATTATATAGAGGAGGGAATTACGCGGAATATTTTCATGCAGGGAGAGGCTCTTCTGAATTATAGATTTTCGATCCAAGAGAAACACAATTTTGAGTTATTATTGGGAATTTCTATGGATAAATCTCAATTATTTGAAAATGATGCTGATGCTCTTGGTACTCCAAGTGATTACATTCACTATATACAGGGAACAACTCCTATTAAATACACGAAACCCGAATGGGGTGATCCCGTGGCTTATGAAACCGTGCATGCTTCTTCTAAATTGGAAGAAAAGATAAATTTGAGCTATTTTGGTCGTTTTGCTTATAATTTTAAAACTCGCTACTTGTTTGAGTTTACTTTGCGTCGAGATGGTTCTTCTGTTTTTGGTGAAGATCAACGTTGGGCAACATTTCCGTCAGTGGCTATTGGTTGGACATTTTCAGACGAATCTTTTTTGAAATCAGTTAATTGGTTAAGTTATGGAAAAATTCGAGCAAGCTGGGGACAATCCGGAGTACAGTTTGATAAGGCTTATCTTGCTCATGGATTGATGGAAATAGGCGCTATTTATGATGGAGAACGAGGAATGAGGGCTAGCGGTATCTTGAATCGGAAACTGGGTTGGGAACAATCGGATCAATATGATTTGGGATTGGACTTGGATTTTCTTGATTATCGGATCAAATTTAAATTTGATTATTATTATCGTTATACGAAAGATAAACTATGGAAAGTAAACCTGCCAAGCGGAGGAAGTTTTTTAGGTGGATTCTCTAAACAATGGCGGAATGCCATGGAAGTTTCTAATGAAGGTATTGAATTTGAAGTTACTTGTGATATTCTTAGAGAGACTAAAGTTACTTGGCGAAGTAAAATAACAGCTTCTAGAAACTGGAATCGTTTTGAAAAATCTTATTCGGGTAAAGATGAGGATACGTTTATTATAGGTAAACCTCTTTTCAATATTTATTTATATAAAGACAATGGCTATTATAATTCACAAGATGAAGTTCCTGTTTATTATCAGGCTGACGGATTTAAAAAGTATTTAATGCCGATGTATGAAACGCAATATTTTACGGCAGGGGATCCTAAAGTTATGGATGTCAATGGCGATGGAAAAATAGATATATCTGATTTCGTGAGAGTAGGTTCTTCTGTACCGAAACTTTATGGCGGTTGGGCTAATGAACTAAGGTGGCGGGATTTTGATTTAAATTTACTTTTTACCTATTCTTTGGGAAGGGATATGTATAAAACTTATGATATTCGTTCATTGGATGCTTATAATGGTGGACAAGGTGGACAGGCATTGTATATCAATACGGATAAGGCCTCTTTCTGGACGGAAAATAATCATAAGGCTCAATATGCTCGTCTGGGAACATTGAATACAATGGGAGGTATGCTGGAATCTAATCTTGAAACAGTTTCTTACATGAAACTCAAGCAACTCACGTTAGGTTATAATCTTCCGAAAGAATGGGCTAGGAAAGTAGGGATGGTTGGATTAAGAGCGTTTATTACAGGAGAGAATGTGTTTATTCTTTCTAATTATTCGGGTGTCGATCCGGAGGTTGTTAGCATAGAAAATGGGCAGGATGATTTTAATACTTACCCGTTAGCACGAAAATGGACCATTGGTTTAACTCTTAATTTTTAA
- a CDS encoding fasciclin domain-containing protein, with product MIVLLLIGGCSTNWNFENTGLAKEHFDGNMYEYLKSDSYNWDSIRLIIEKAELVPLFEGKDPITFIGPTNHSVRKWMNDKFIICINDIDKDACIKIVKDHLFAGKILRDDIPQGKYLTQEGGDVYTTLSGKSIWMGLFYEDYGNVVEGGVRVIYLKGDVTIDIASSNIQPTNGVVHSLSYNYVLGGL from the coding sequence ATGATAGTACTCCTTTTGATAGGAGGGTGTTCTACAAATTGGAATTTTGAGAATACTGGATTAGCTAAGGAACATTTCGACGGAAATATGTATGAATATCTAAAAAGTGACTCTTATAATTGGGATTCAATACGATTAATAATAGAAAAGGCAGAGTTGGTACCTTTGTTCGAGGGGAAAGACCCGATTACTTTTATAGGTCCCACGAATCACTCTGTTAGAAAATGGATGAATGACAAGTTTATAATTTGTATCAATGACATAGATAAAGATGCTTGTATTAAAATTGTTAAGGATCATTTGTTTGCCGGGAAGATATTACGTGACGATATTCCCCAAGGAAAATATCTTACACAAGAAGGGGGAGATGTTTATACGACTCTTTCTGGAAAGAGTATTTGGATGGGGCTGTTTTATGAAGATTATGGTAATGTTGTAGAAGGGGGAGTACGGGTGATCTATTTAAAGGGAGATGTGACTATTGATATTGCTTCTTCTAACATACAGCCTACAAATGGGGTTGTACATTCATTGAGCTATAATTACGTGTTAGGTGGATTATGA